The region TACTACATCATAAAGTGACTGTACAAatttccctcctccttcttgAGAAAAGGTTTGCTAGCCTGCAAAAACCCTTGGCCTTCCATGACACATCGTTACCTACAGAATCCCTGGCATGATAGCACTTTGTTTGAGTATTGTTTTACCTGGCAAGAGGCTTAGTTGTGGACTACAGCACAGTCAACATAGTCTGGACTCCACAGTCCACATAGCTCTGGAAAGAGAGTGAACATTACAAAATGAGCTTACTGAGAGCAATCTTACAGAGAAGCTTAAAAAACATGAACGGCTGCCATAAAACCAGCTCCCCAAAACACTGCAATTGCGAAAAGTTGTCAAGTACACAATCAGATGAAACAGATGATTTCACTGCGATATCCCATACTTCATTCAAGATGTCAAAATAGGCCTGATAACACCATCTAGTGGCAAAGACTAGACTGCGATAGCCCCAGACACTGCAGTTTGTGAACAATTTGTTGGCACAAATACCACTAGAAAAAAGAGTAAACAATTTAATAAGAAACTCAGAAATTAATAAAAGGTTAAAACATTATTCATATAACAAACATTTATCATAATCAAGTGGAATTTGAAATTCTCCAAAGTGCATGCAATGTTTTCAGCCCACTGGCCTGAAAACAGGTCATGTGAGAATTTCACATGACAAGTGATTTGAGTTGCTTTGAAACTAAATTATACTGACATCTACTCTTATTCCCAGTAACTGCAGAGTCACCTGATTGACAGGCCGTGTCCTCTGGTCCGCCGTCCAGTGAGGTGGAGTGTACTGCGTGTGGGAAAAGGGGTGAGCGGTCAAACAGAGGGCAACAGGCAAACCCAGACTCACCCCGACAGGAGGGACGGGGAGTGTGGAGTGTGGGCTACGCAGGCACAGATTGACTTACACCAGGCTGAGCCCTTCATTTCATATGCAGGAGCATATGTGCAGCGCCTGGGAGACCCTGCATGGGATGCTGCTGACCAACTggtgtgtgggcgtgtgtgtgcatgtacctGGTAGGCATAGACGTTCTGTGGGTAGTTCATTGGCATCTGTGGGATCACCACCCCTCCAAAGTTGGAATAGGAGTACGACTGTACAGAGAGCCAGTaagaacacattaaaacacactaCAGAGAGGTTTATATCGCAGACAgtgctgtgaaaatgttaaaataaatactgaaaattatgaaaaagactgaaaggcTCCAGCAaggctctctttttctcattttagtgTCTTTGCAAGGACTGTACTGTAACTACTGATGTTTTTGACAGTTGGTATTGTCTGAATAATTCAACAACTTGGATATTATTAGTAGTGACATTAATCATACCGTGGCCAACTTTATTTTCTATCCTTTCTGGTAAATTGAAAAGTAATTTGATACATTGTTCTCCACCTTGCACCTCTATTCTTGGCTGTGATAATGAACCACTTCCCCTTAGAGAAAATGAGGTTATTATATTTTACCTAGAGTAACAGAATAAGAAGGTCTGTGTGGCAGCATTACTAATGCCACACACCACTAATTATGTTTATTTGATTGACATCTTAGTTTATTCTAATTTAGTCTGCCTGCCTAATGAGATGAGATTACTGATAGCTTGTctacgtgtgtttgtgttacctgATTGTAGGGGCTGCCCCCACTGAGGACAGGCGAAGGTTGTGCCATACCCCCTCCTATGGGTGAACAGCAAGCACAGTAGAAGTATTGGGTGGGGCTCATCCAAGGAGCTGGACCAACGAGACGGGATGGCATGGACCCtggatgaagaagaaaaaaaaaaaaaaaaaaaaaaatgtatgtatgacaATATCAAGCGTAAATTTAGAggcaacatatttcattttcactgggAACCAAACATCCAAATTAAGTTCTTCTGAAGTGTATCAGAATACATACGGGAGCTCCGTTCTTTCATGATGGCAGGGCCCAGCTTGAGTTTTCTGCCCTTAAAACTGATCTGTTGCTATGGCAAAAGACATGAACAGAGGGAATATTTTACTCAGTTGGAAATTAAACATAATAGAACCAGAgttccacacacagacatccacTCACCTCAATGATTGACTGAATGTTGACATCTTCACTGAAGTACACAAAGCCATACCTAGGGACCAACAAAATAACTCAGAATCCAAAAATGCACTGACTAAATACCAATATCCAatggaaaatatggaaaaaagaCATTAGAGTTAAGAACAAGTTATGAAATAAGCTAATGAATATTCATAAAACTGATATGAATATAAACAATCTGCCAGTTTACATGCACTTACAGATAAGTTAAACAAATGTAGAGATCATAATCTTTAAAGGAGGAAATTTAATGATAGAAAACTATTACTGaattacagaatttaaaaaaaaaatgctgatctgtaaaaacatttgtttttaacatttaacactgTAGTAAAAACATTCaactgtgaaaataataataaaaaaagacactcaGTATAGTAAAGTAGTCAAAAGTTTGCATCTTAACCTGAGCATCTCTAAAATGGCAAAACCTCACCCTTTGCAGATCCCTCCACGGTATGTGATAATTTTTACTTCCTTAACAGCACCATATCTTGCAAAGAAGTCCcgcatttcattttcatccacctgaaggttaaaatgaatttaagtgAAAAACTGGATTTTGGTGGCTGACTTGACAATCTTCACTCTATAATGTACTAtagaagaaaa is a window of Xiphias gladius isolate SHS-SW01 ecotype Sanya breed wild chromosome 24, ASM1685928v1, whole genome shotgun sequence DNA encoding:
- the dazl gene encoding deleted in azoospermia-like isoform X2, coding for MDIHKSRSSNQTSPSLKLSNGYILPEGKLTPNALFVGGIDMKVDENEMRDFFARYGAVKEVKIITYRGGICKGYGFVYFSEDVNIQSIIEQQISFKGRKLKLGPAIMKERSSRSMPSRLVGPAPWMSPTQYFYCACCSPIGGGMAQPSPVLSGGSPYNQSYSYSNFGGVVIPQMPMNYPQNVYAYQSYVDCGVQTMLTVL
- the dazl gene encoding deleted in azoospermia-like isoform X1 is translated as MDIHKSRSSNQTSPSLKLSNGYILPEGKLTPNALFVGGIDMKVDENEMRDFFARYGAVKEVKIITYRGGICKGYGFVYFSEDVNIQSIIEQQISFKGRKLKLGPAIMKERSSRSMPSRLVGPAPWMSPTQYFYCACCSPIGGGMAQPSPVLSGGSPYNQSYSYSNFGGVVIPQMPMNYPQNVYAYQYTPPHWTADQRTRPVNQSYVDCGVQTMLTVL